A genomic window from Dama dama isolate Ldn47 chromosome 6, ASM3311817v1, whole genome shotgun sequence includes:
- the RNF212 gene encoding probable E3 SUMO-protein ligase RNF212, whose product MASWVFCNRCFQPPQATSCFSLTNCGHVYCDVCLRKGKRDECLICKVACRTILLSKHTDSDIQALFMGIDSLCRKYAKETSQISEFQEKHRRRLLAFYGEKISQLEESLRKSTLRVEQLQRVRSSQQAVFSTVKTPASTPSARPNGPLFQSRDSSASERVESMEVDLTPSPRRKPEVTAGPPRISLLSPPRDGRMGSIAHRPQHLGLMPRCASEPQALRACQPWGTCARVRAGSSRLGVRGGLMHDSRLTPVWVSVAPACLFLTERLSHTSE is encoded by the exons ATGGCCAGCTGGGTGTTCTGTAACCGCTGCTTCCAGCCGCCCCAGGCGACGTCGTGCTTCAGCCTGACCAACTGCGGCCACGTGTACTGTGACGTCTGCCTGCGCAAAG GTAAAAGGGATGAATGCTTGATTTGTAAAGTTGCATGTCGTACAATTCTACTTTCAAAACAT ACGGACTCCGACATCCAGGCGCTCTTCATGGGCATAGACAGTCTGTGCAGGAAGTATGCCAAGGAGACCTCCCAG ATCTCAGAATTTCAAGAAAAGCACAGGAGGAGACTGTTAGCCTTCTATGGAGAAAAG ATTTCTCAGTTGGAGGAGTCCCTCAGGAAGTCGACGCTGCGGGTGGAACAGCTGCAGAG GGTGAGGTCGTCACAACAAGCAGTTTTCAGCACAGTAAAAACTCCAGCTTCAA CGCCTTCAGCAAGGCCAAACGGACCTCTGTTCCAGTCCCGTGACTCATCAGCCTCTGAAAG GGTCGAGTCCATGGAAGTTGACCTCACACCCTCTCCAAGGAGAAAG CCTGAGGTCACCGCTGGCCCACCGAGGATCTCCCTGCTCAGCCCACCTCGGGATGGACGCATGG GCAGCATCGCCCACCGCCCTCAGCACCTTGGCCTGATGCCCCGATGCGCCAGCGAGCCCCAGGCGCTCAG GGCCTGCCAGCCTTGGGGGACTTGTGCACGAGTGAGAGCAGGCTCCTCCCGTCTGGGTGTCCGCGGGGGGCTCATGCATGACAGCAGGCTCACCCCCGTCTGGGTGTCCGTGGCGCCGGCCTGCCTCTTCCTGACAGAGCGACTCAGCCACACGAGTGAATAA